A stretch of Phragmites australis chromosome 12, lpPhrAust1.1, whole genome shotgun sequence DNA encodes these proteins:
- the LOC133886214 gene encoding CASP-like protein 1U2, producing the protein MYGSRCNGTMDTPNGSKAVTLLLRLSTLALALTSAVVMATASECTIYGAKNTVTFKDYPPFVYLVGFNITAGILEAVAIYLQLGKGDDEEEGPKLPRILLVVFDVAVQSLLSLSTGAVFAAVVAYGPQISACAGAAGRFCEQVHRSKLLSFAAGTSAGLAAVAKDVPLPFSVWPASSD; encoded by the exons ATGTACGGATCCAGATGCAATGGGACCATGGACACGCCAAATGGTTCCAAGGCGGTGACCCTCCTGCTCCGCCTGTCCACGCTGGCGCTGGCGCTCACCTCAGCAGTCGTCATGGCCACCGCGAGCGAATGCACCATCTACGGCGCCAAGAACACCGTCACCTTCAAGGACTACCCACCCTTCGT TTACTTGGTAGGGTTCAACATCACCGCGGGGATCCTGGAGGCGGTGGCGATCTACCTGCAGCTCGGCAAGGGTGACGACGAGGAAGAAGGCCCCAAGCTCCCCCGGATCCTCCTGGTCGTCTTCGACGTGGCCGTGCAGTCGCTGCTCTCTTTGTCGACGGGCGCGGTGTTCGCGGCGGTGGTCGCCTACGGCCCGCAGATCagcgcctgcgccggcgccgctgGCCGCTTCTGCGAGCAGGTGCACAGGTCCAAGCTCCTCTCGTTCGCCGCGGGCACCTCCGCCGGCCTCGCCGCGGTCGCCAAGGACGTCCCGCTGCCATTCTCCGTATGGCCCGCCTCGTCAGACTGA
- the LOC133886404 gene encoding uncharacterized protein LOC133886404 — MEATLKMFAFLLLCCLCNGGNAYEECKPSDLAITQIVVPGHVVGGYRVYAVAVENRCICSQGEVKLACRGFNSSVHVDPAGVLRPDGDGELCTLNGSRPIAMGLEYAVKFYYAWSSQFSFKPVSSTIACSPAAPEPSW, encoded by the exons ATGGAGGCCACGCTGAAGATGTTTGCGTTCTTGTTGCTGTGCTGCCTTTGCAACGGAG GAAACGCTTACGAGGAATGCAAGCCGTCGGACCTGGCCATCACGCAGATCGTCGTGCCGGGCCACGTCGTCGGAGGGTATCGGGTGTACGCGGTGGCGGTGGAGAACAGGTGCATCTGCTCGCAGGGCGAGGTCAAGCTGGCGTGCCGCGGGTTCAACTCCTCCGTACACGTCGACCCAGCTGGCGTCCTACGGccggacggcgacggcgagctcTGCACCCTCAACGGCAGCCGCCCCATCGCCATGGGTCTCGAGTATGCCGTCAAGTTCTACTACGCGTGGAGCTCCCAGTTCAGCTTCAAGCCCGTGTCGTCCACCATCGCCTGTAGCCCGGCTGCTCCTGAGCCCTCATGgtga